The sequence below is a genomic window from Stigmatopora nigra isolate UIUO_SnigA chromosome 4, RoL_Snig_1.1, whole genome shotgun sequence.
CAGTCCCATTTTAATTGGCTAACTGTTCTTTGTCACCatgatttgttttaaaacataATGTTGATTTCTTCACtccctttttgttttaatgtaaacaaaaagcatggaaatatatttgttgaaataaaacGGCTATGAAACTTAAAGCAGTCCTGAAAGTTTATTCATTGGGgggaaaactgaagaaaaaaataaatatgtcgcTTCCAGTTTTTGCTTAATTGACAATGACTATGGCATTTGTTCTACAATTTCCCTAATACAGTAATCTATTAATATCCAAATTCTAATAACCTGTTACGGTAGAGTTTATCAGTGATGTAAACATTACACCGTGAAAATTTCCTTATTTCATCAATGACGTATCATTGTCATGCTACAGCTGTTCTTTTGATTCCCATTTTGAGGGTTGTCATATGTGCAATACGTCACTCCTTTGACCTACAGACCAATGACGTTGCCTTCTCTTAATCGTGACCCACACCCCCTTGCACACACCCCACCTGGAGCGTGAGAAGCGTGTCTTTGGAGAGACAAAAAGACCCAACTGTGGTCATGTCTCTTCTGTTAAGTCAATTAGCAGGGTATTCTGGCTGTGCAGCATATATTGAGATTAGAGAGATTAGATTTTAATGCCATCAGGCGGCTTCCAACGTCTAAAACTTCCACCCTGGTCGTTGTGCCCTTCCCATCGCTTTGTCTTAGCCACTCGCACTCTGGGCCCAACGTTTGCTGCCATGAAGGTTCTTTTTGCTCTGCTGCTTGTCCTCTCTCTGGCTGGCAACAGTAAGTTTTTATCACACGAGTGGGGGTTAAACTCAATGATGCTCTTTAAGGGAccggggattaaaaaaaaaaaattatgaagagaAAATGTGCTTTCTAAGGGTCTCTGGCTAATATTCACTAAGGCTAAAGTGagttacatttttataaatatgatAGTTATCATGCCCATAAATAGCACTAAACTTCTTTCTTTGACTTTGAATGGGACTTTTCCTGTTAAAATGTCTACTCTTGGCTACTGAACTGGATTTTATTGTTAGTGTTATGGCAATGTTTTGGTAGATTTAGCATTTTCAccttttattatgtattttttgcaagGAGCTACCATATTCAGCTTCCAGTTAAACACAATTATAATCATCATTCATTATAGTAAAGACTAGAATGACAAGGGATGCAATTACATTCAAGTCTTGATATATTCCTGTTAAACACTGGCCTATCAGATGGTCTCTATGTACTACTTGAGGTAGAGAGAAGGAAGTCAAATAATTGTTACAATATGGtaattgtgtgtgtttaatATTGTGGTCGGTTGCCATGGTATAAACTCAAACATCCTGTCTGCAAGGCTACCAAACGAGGCGTCCCGTAAGCGTTCATGCTTAATTGCAAGTCAGGTGTTCTGCCCTGTTCTGTCTGTAAAGGCGACGCCCTGAAATGCCACACGTGTGCAGCATCCAGCGAGGATGACTGCAACAAACAAGGCTCCGCCGCCTGCCCACAGTATGCCGATGCCTGCGCCACCATCACCGGACCCCGTCAGTAAATATAGCAGTGACACAATCATTGATAATTGAGTCCCAATTTAGGCTAAGTTCCAAAATCCCAGACAGAAGTTCAACTGCACTTCTCTTTCAGACACAGTCCTCAAATCGTGCACCTACAAGGCTTTCTGCGACAAAGCTCACGGGAGCAACTCTGGGGCCAAGATGGAGTGTTGCTATGGCGACAACTGTAACGGCCCGCACAAGAGCCACAGCCAAGGGGATAAGCACCACAGCGGGACGGTCGCTCTGTCCTGCAGCCCCGCGTTGCTTCTCAGTGTCGTCCTCCTACGTTTTAATCTTTAGTCAAATGTAAACACTCCGAcactgtattattattgttaccTAAAGTTCTTTTTTCACTCGAGCCGTCCATTCTTTGGACCATTTATTCTTCTTAATCCACAGTTGGTTATTTCTGGCACTTTAACAAATACAGAATTTTGCGCATTGTTATTTAGATAtgagcaccattttttttcctaaataggACAGAGGTCTCAAACTTGCAGTTCAGTGGCCAATTGCGCCCCACGGGATGATACTCTGTGTAACAGCAAACATTGACAGAGATTTAGAGACGTAGAATGGtgcatatttgttttctttggtaAATCATTGTAtaaatttatgaataaaatgtgaGCATGCCTATAAATAATTTCACTCATTATTTTGGCAGAGTACATCAAACAGTTGGTCTTATTGTAATTCTTCGTTTCAAAACAGTTGGTGATCCCAGGTGTAAACAAACtgttaaaaacattacaaatcCAAATACAAATTGGGCCATTAGAGTCAGACCACAGacattcaattattattattatttttttatctgttaCCTTCAGGCAAAAGCATGAAAATGGGGAATGGAAACTATTTTTATCATCAAAAGAAAAGTGCCCCTTGGCttcaatattaaatatattgcaGTGTTTTAATAGTTTATATTTGTATGAAGCCGTCTAACATGGATAAAGGAATAAATTTAGTAATTAAATGCCTCAAGAAAAGAACTTAGGCATAAAGTTGAAGCGTGAAATCAGTGATGTGTACTTAATCGGGTCATATGATGTGCCACCACTTCCTCTTCTGCTTGCAGAAGGCGAACATGTGAAAGACAACTCATAGTTATGAAGTGAAAAGTGGA
It includes:
- the LOC144195610 gene encoding uncharacterized protein LOC144195610 isoform X2, with amino-acid sequence MPSGGFQRLKLPPWSLCPSHRFVLATRTLGPTFAAMKVLFALLLVLSLAGNSDALKCHTCAASSEDDCNKQGSAACPQYADACATITGPHTVLKSCTYKAFCDKAHGSNSGAKMECCYGDNCNGPHKSHSQGDKHHSGTVALSCSPALLLSVVLLRFNL
- the LOC144195610 gene encoding uncharacterized protein LOC144195610 isoform X1, giving the protein MKVLFALLLVLSLAGNSVLPCSVCKGDALKCHTCAASSEDDCNKQGSAACPQYADACATITGPHTVLKSCTYKAFCDKAHGSNSGAKMECCYGDNCNGPHKSHSQGDKHHSGTVALSCSPALLLSVVLLRFNL